A single region of the Manihot esculenta cultivar AM560-2 chromosome 12, M.esculenta_v8, whole genome shotgun sequence genome encodes:
- the LOC110627594 gene encoding uncharacterized protein LOC110627594: MRGRGRGSSSRGRGDHGRGSVQTNESENINQDLVQHTALIPRPDQGERSTQGERSTQGAASSTPASVHTSATASAPIGLPPIPSMATSASASASGSCGPTGYRPYISLVNSIMQPSDPIARRITLIFKEKLVVDGFCWKNVPEEVKEFYWQEFKVIQILHYM; the protein is encoded by the exons ATGAGAGGACGAGGACGTGGATCTTCATCACGGGGTCGAGGAGACCATGGCAGGGGTAGTGTCCAAACAAATGAATCAGAAAATATCAATCAAGATTTGGTACAACACACTGCTTTGATTCCTAGACCAGACCAGGGTGAGAGATCCACACAGGGTGAGAGATCCACACAGGGTGCTGCATCATCCACTCCCGCTTCAGTACACACATCTGCTACTGCCTCAGCTCCCATAGGTTTGCCACCTATTCCATCGATGGCTACATCTGCATCTGCATCTGCTTCTGGTAGTTGCGGACCCACAGGATACAGACCATATATTTCCTTAGTAAACTCAAT CATGCAACCTTCTGATCCGATTGCTAGGCGGATTACCTTGATCTTCAAGGAAAAGTTAGTAGTAGATGGCTTTTGTTGGAAAAATGTACCAGAAGAGGTTAAAGAATTCTATTGGCAAGAATTTAAGGTAATACaaattttacattacatgtga
- the LOC110627593 gene encoding uncharacterized protein LOC110627593 produces the protein MHSERGWMYARLKDGLLNPLFLEGLNEFISAAKQFPDYLNRELIRCPCNRFKCQNRSFEDENTVRFHLMKYGFVRDYYVWYLHGEIQNYNAVHRRNNDSTDNTCNVEYQHGQFSNAYEQLVADAAGSSFSPSISTEPPNQSTQRLYDMLAAANQELWPGCENHSQLSAVTRILNIKFEHHLSERCFDNICQLIKEILPTDNLFTDNFYSTKKLLEGLGLPIQKIHSCLNGCMIYWGEDNELLRCKVCDHPRYKRLQDSQSSSKTQVAYSKMYYMPITPRLQRLYASNATAKDMTWHANHGTNDDLMHHPADSHAWKAFDNNWPHFSAEKRNVRLGLCTNGFQPFGQSGQQYSSWPVILTPYNLSPWLCMKGEYMFLTILVLGPRNPKDKLDVYLQPLVTELKDLWENGVETYDAFNKENFNLRAALMWIISDFPAYAMLSGWSTAGRTACPYCMKDSDAFTLTRGGKQSWFDNHRKFLPPNHSFRRNKTAFRKNVSVTKKANPPISGEEILKQINELGFKRVIDEDAFEINSRLSKQCGWRKRSILWDLPYWKSNLIRHNLDVMHIEKNFFENIINTVMSVEGKTKDNAKSRANLNVICDRPELEMDQVTGRYLKACYTLDKQSKQVLCDWLKNLKFSDGYVSNMGRCIDMKRLKMFGMKSHDCHVFMQRIIPIAFRELLPSNVWQPLTELSNFFRELTSTAISESDMLRLHGEIPLIICKLERVFPPSFFDCMEHLPVHLAYEAWLVGPVQYRWMYPFERYLRRLKNNVRNKARVEGSICNAYVVEEATSFCAHYFEPYVQTRHRKVPRNVDISESTENYEGNLSIFMQSGRPIGKRTTRYLMEDDIYIDQLRSNDPLVNDSQIDIKLESEFAIWFNNFAHDLCSNISNKFIISLAKGPLRSVTSYNGYMVNGYKFQSKSYCTSRAIMNSGVCIKGSNYSNEESDYYGQLLEVIRLEYPGLPIKRVVLFKCNWFDPTPNVGTKIHSKYKLIDVNHKRFFNRYEPFVLGVQAIQVIYTLYPSLKRDKIEWWAAAKVKARSMIQLPTQENTQPDEEPFQQDEMENTAIVIEIDDSTQQLNDPTGDVIEIDDGEENDEDETIIATETDDDDDDDDDDNNDLDVDSE, from the exons ATGCATTCTGAAAGGGGTTGGATGTATGCAAGACTAAAAGATGGTCTACTAAATCCTTTATTCCTTGAAGGATTAAATGAATTCATATCAGCTGCCAAACAGTTTCCAGACTATTTGAATAGAGAACTAATTAGGTGTCCATGTAATCGATTTAAGTGCCAAAATCGCAGTTTTGAAGATGAGAATACAGTTAGGTTTCATCTGATGAAATATGGGTTTGTTAGAGACTATTATGTATGGTATTTGCATGGGGAAATTCAAAACTACAATGCGGTCCATAGAAGAAATAATGATTCGACTGACAACACTTGCAATGTGGAATATCAACATGGTCAGTTCTCTAATGCTTATGAGCAACTAGTTGCAGATGCAGCAGGGTCTAGTTTCTCCCCATCAATAAGTACTGAGCCTCCAAACCAATCTACTCAGAGATTGTATGACATGTTGGCCGCTGCTAATCAGGAATTGTGGCCAGGTTGTGAAAATCATTCACAACTGTCAGCTGTGACAAGGATATTGAATATCAAATTTGAACATCATTTGTCCGAACGTTGTTTTGATAATATTTGCCAATTAATCAAAGAAATTTTACCTACTGATAATTTATTTACTGATAATTTCTACTCTACAAAGAAATTGCTTGAAGGCTTGGGATTACCAATTCAGAAGATTCATAGTTGCTTAAATGGTTGTATGATTTATTGGGGTGAGGATAATGAATTGCTCAGGTGCAAGGTGTGTGATCATCCGAGGTACAAACGATTGCAAGATAGCCAGAGCTCTAGTAAAACCCAAGTTGCTTATAGTAAAATGTATTACATGCCAATCACACCTAGACTACAAAGGTTGTACGCATCTAATGCTACAGCTAAGGATATGACTTGGCATGCCAATCATGGGACTAATGATGATTTAATGCATCATCCAGCTGATTCGCATGCATGGAAAGCTTTTGATAATAATTGGCCTCATTTCAGTGCTGAGAAACGTAATGTCCGTCTGGGACTGTGTACTAATGGTTTTCAACCCTTTGGACAATCTGGACAGCAATATTCTTCATGGCCTGTCATATTGACACCGTATAATTTATCCCCATGGTTATGCATGAAAGGTGAGTATATGTTTCTCACTATACTTGTCCTAGGGCCTAGAAATCCAAAAGATAAGTTGGATGTGTATTTGCAACCCTTAGTAACTGAGTTGAAAGATTTATGGGAGAATGGagttgaaacatatgatgcattcaataaagaaaatttcaacttGCGAGCTGCTCTAATGTGGATTATAAGTGATTTTCCTGCTTATGCAATGTTATCTGGATGGAGCACTGCAGGACGGACTGCTTGTCCTTATTGCATGAAAGATAGTGATGCATTCACATTGACAAGAGGAGGTAAGCAATCATGGTTTGATAATCATCGCAAATTTTTACCTCCTAACCATTCTTTTAGAAGAAACAAAACAGCTTTTAGGAAGAATGTATCTGTTACTAAGAAAGCTAACCCACCTATTTCCGGTGAAGAAATACTGAAACAGATTAATGAATTGGGGTTTAAGAGGGTTATAGATGAGGatgcatttgaaataaattctcGTCTATCAAAGCAATGCGGTTGGCGAAAAAGAAGTATCTTGTGGGATTTACCGTATTGGAAAAGTAATTTGATTCGACACAATCTTGATGTAATGCACATTgagaaaaatttttttgaaaatataatcaaCACTGTAATGAGTGTGGAGGGAAAGACAAAGGATAATGCTAAGTCAAGGGCAAACCTCAATGTGATCTGCGATCGACCAGAGTTGGAAATGGATCAAGTCACTGGGAGATATCTCAAAGCTTGTTATACTCTAGATAAGCAAAGTAAGCAGGTGTTATGTGATTGGCTGAAAAATCTCAAGTTTTCTGATGGATATGTTTCCAATATGGGCCGATGTATTGATATGAAGAGGCTGAAGATGTTTGGGATGAAGAGTCATGACTGTCATGTTTTCATGCAGCGGATTATTCCAATTGCATTTCGTGAGTTGCTTCCTTCGAATGTTTGGCAGCCCTTAACAGAGTTGAGCAATTTTTTCAGGGAATTAACATCTACCGCTATAAGTGAGAGTGATATGTTGCGGTTGCATGGTGAAATTCCTTTGATCATATGTAAGCTTGAGCGTGTTTTTCCTCCAAGTTTCTTTGATTGTATGGAACACCTCCCCGTCCATCTAGCATATGAAGCATGGCTGGTAGGTCCAGTGCAATATCGGTGGATGTATCCCTTTGAACG atatcTGCGACGGCTTAAAAATAATGTCAGAAATAAAGCTAGAGTCGAGGGATCAATATGTAATGCGTACGTAGTAGAAGAAGCCACTTCATTTTGTGCGCATTACTTTGAGCCGTATGTTCAAACTAGACATCGAAAAGTGCCAAGAAATGTTGACATTTCAGAAAGTACTGAAAATTATGAAGGCAACCTGTCAATTTTCATGCAGTCCGGTCGACCAATAGGAAAAAGGACAACCAGATAccttatggaggatga CATTTACATTGATCAACTGCGCTCAAATGATCCGTTAGTCAATGATTCTCAGATTGACATCAAATTGGAGAGTGAATTTGCTATATGGTTCAACAATTTTGCTCATGATTTGTGCAGTAATATATCCAACAAGTTTATCATATCGCTTGCAAAGGGTCCATTACGAAGTGTGACATCATACAATGGATATATGGTGAATGGATATAAGTTTCAATCAAAGTCATACTGTACAAGTAGAGCAATTATGAACAGTGGGGTGTGTATTAAGGGGTCAAATTACAGCAACGAAGAGAGCGATTACTATGGACAATTGCTTGAAGTTATACGTTTGGAGTATCCAGGTCTTCCAATCAAGCGAGTTGTACTTTTCAAATGCAATTGGTTTGACCCCACTCCAAATGTAGGCACAAAGATCCATAGTAAATATAAACTTATCGATGTAAATCATAAACgattttttaatagatatgagcctTTTGTGCTGGGAGTACAAGCAATACAAGTGATATATACTTTGTATCCTAGCCTAAAGcgagataaaattgaatggTGGGCTGCTGCAAAAGTCAAAGCACGTTCTATGATTCAACTTCCAACACAAGAAAATACACAACCTGATGAAGAACCATTTCAACAAGATGAAATGGAAAACACTGCCATTGTTATTGAAATTGATGATTCAACACAACAATTAAATGATCCAACTGGGGATGTTATTGAAATTGATGATGGtgaagaaaatgatgaagatGAAACTATAATAGCAACAGAAacggatgatgatgatgatgatgatgatgatgataataatgACTTAGATGTAGATAGTGAATAA